The following are from one region of the Aspergillus luchuensis IFO 4308 DNA, chromosome 4, nearly complete sequence genome:
- a CDS encoding uncharacterized protein (COG:S;~EggNog:ENOG410PKQW;~InterPro:IPR037460,IPR036514;~go_function: GO:0016788 - hydrolase activity, acting on ester bonds [Evidence IEA]), with amino-acid sequence MDTSDKGPQAQLSHIYCDLLAQAYSNQCNRVNFKYWGLNPTNPYTVLETSVRQELNELVEDLNRVIQNAIIDANNRRGSMDIAYADVDARFEGHRWCEGGVEEPDATYPSTFFFLSGWSDITEEGAIQQASSSDDESDYISSLQGQTTLTLPATCLPNRVLLSPFFYLFRKYP; translated from the exons ATGGATACGAGCGACAAGGGCCCACAGGCCCAACTATCGCATATCTATTGCGATCTACTAGCACAGGCATATAGCAATCAG TGCAACAGAGTCAATTTCAAGTACTGGGGCTTGAACCCCACCAATCCCTACACCGTGCTGGAGACGAGCGTGCGACAGGAGCTGAACGAACTCGTCGAAGACTTGAATAGAGTCATCCAGAATGCGATCATCGATGCCAACAATCGCCGCGGATCGATGGACATCGCCTACGCGGACGTGGATGCCCGTTTTGAGGGCCACCGTTGGTGTGAAGGCGGGGTGGAAGAGCCTGATGCCACATACCCCagcaccttcttcttcctgagcGGCTGGTCGGACATAACTGAGGAAGGCGCCATCCAGCaggcctcttcttcggacGACGAAAGCGACTATATCAGCAGCCTGCAGGGACAGACGACCCTGACGCTGCCTGCAACGTGCCTGCCCAATCGGGTACTgctctctcctttcttctacCTATTTAGAAAGTATCCTTAG
- a CDS encoding uncharacterized protein (COG:S;~EggNog:ENOG410PX36) yields MFRAQECRPTLIAKFECCPQDQVALLDDLVLATLHVTYVPTSGSGGRPFTFNTAGLTVELWVWRDRWVNLEGFVCGGGWAFVDYPDMQVSPGRDNGFASLRPGETWSEVLQLPLLTDMESKDGGEARAGEGIWCLFKGLRLDWWVWGSREDHLETTVTIPATGSWTVREPGEQPNVFIPAAAPVDLEII; encoded by the coding sequence ATGTTTAGAGCGCAAGAATGCCGTCCTACTCTGATTGCAAAATTCGAATGTTGCCCCCAGGACCAGGTGGCTTTACTGGATGACCTCGTGCTTGCGACCCTTCATGTGACGTACGTGCCAACAAGTGGTAGCGGTGGTAGGCCGTTTACTTTCAACACGGCAGGGTTGACCGTCGAGCTCTGGGTTTGGCGGGATCGGTGGGTCAATCTGGAAGGGTTCGTctgcggtggaggatgggcATTCGTTGATTACCCTGACATGCAGGTCTCGCCAGGCCGTGATAATGGCTTTGCCAGTCTGCGTCCAGGAGAAACGTGGTCCGAGGTCTTGCAACTTCCCTTGCTCACGGACATGGAGAGCAAAGATGGCGGGGAGGCACGGGCCGGGGAGGGGATCTGGTGTCTCTTTAAGGGCCTCCGGCTCGactggtgggtttggggaagtCGGGAGGACCATTTGGAGACGACAGTCACAATTCCAGCCACAGGAAGCTGGACCGTACGGGAGCCGGGCGAACAGCCCAACGTTTTTATTCCTGCGGCGGCACCCGTGGATTTGGAGATCATATAG
- a CDS encoding glycosyl hydrolase family 79 C-terminal domain-containing protein (CAZy:GH79;~COG:S;~EggNog:ENOG410PNH0;~InterPro:IPR017853,IPR031728;~PFAM:PF16862): MTDYAGNDTHPNVFSRQVIQNLYDISGAYPIFRVGGSTQSSAIYYPNQTEAIIDPFSSVASDQPSHTLIGPSWFQSFRQFPNGTQYIYGLNFFNTVNETYYNIGNGLDQCVLEANAAYETMGNSLYAFEIGNEVDSWGNGKHRDGNWTVQRYVNQWNKFATAISQNLTGKDATRLFQGCAFEAPRHLDERTDWNVENAELDGMGADKTKTVSDHEYMGASCHYTGAGPTIQDTLFDRTNMLSRVWYHDYLGNATANSGIKYVIGETNSISCQGAFNISDVMASAVWAIDYVMYLSSLKVSRVHFHMGTRYRYSPWQPVLYNDSSPHVNPMYYGNLFNAAVFAGGNKQTEVLVNETNFGAYAVYQAGSLDAIVAVNLNIWNSTSDPVARPYTALALTADWENAKVSRLTSPGVDIAGNITFAGQHVDENARIVGPKTYDTVIDGKVLVGAGEAILVQK, encoded by the exons ATGACAGATTATGCCGGAAATGATAC ACACCCAAACGTTTTTTCGAGGCAAGTGATCCAAAACTTGTACGACATATCGGGCGCATATCCGATCTTCCGTGTGGGCGGCAGCACCCAAAGCTCTGCCATATACTATCCGAATCAGACCGAAGCTATTATCGACCCCTTTAGCTCTGTCGCTTCTGACCAGCCATCGCATACGCTCATTGGCCCGTCTTGGTTCCAATCCTTCAGACAATTCCCCAATGGCacccaatatatatatg GCCTCAATTTCTTCAATACGGTAAACGAGACATATTACAATATTGGGAACGGCCTTGATCAATGTGTACTCGAGGCAAACGCTGCCTACGAGACCATGGGCAACTCGTTATATGCGTTCGAGATTGGAAATGAGGTAGATA GCTGGGGGAATGGTAAGCATAGAGACGGGAATTGGACAGTCCAACGCTACGTGAACCAATGGAACAAATTTGCGACAGCTATCAGTCAGAACTTGACTGGTAAGGACGCAACGAGATTGTTCCAAGGATGTGCATTTGAGGCACCTCGCCATCTCGACGAAAGAACGGACTGGAATGTTGAAAATGCGGAGCTAGATGGTATGGGCGCAGACAAGACAAAGACGGTTTCCGACCACGAG TATATGGGTGCTAGTTGCCACTATACGGGCGCCGGGCCAACAATCCAAGACACCCTATTCGATCGCACCAACATGCTCTCTCGTGTTTGGTACCATGACTATCTGGGCAATGCGACAGCGAACTCAGGTATCAAATATGTTATCGGTGAGACTAACTCCATTTCTTGCCAGGGCGCGTTCAATATCTCAGACGTTATGGCATCTGCTGTCTGGGCCATTGACTATGTCATGTATCTATCCTCACTCAAGGTATCCCGTGTTCATTTTCACATGGGAACACGCTATCGCTACTCACCCTGGCAGCCTGTTCTCTACAACGACAGTTCTCCCCACGTCAACCCAATGTACTATGGGAATCTTTTCAATGCTGCTGTGTTTGCAGGAGGGAACAAGCAGACGGAAGTTCTTGTCAACGAAACAAACTTCGGTGCATATGCGGTCTACCAAGCCGGAAGCCTTGATGCTATTGTGGCGGTCAACCTCAACATCTGGAACTCAACATCTGATCCGGTTGCTAGGCCTTATACAGCGCTAGCCCTTACAGCTGACTGGGAGAATGCAAAGGTTTCTAGGCTGACAAGTCCTGGTGTGGATATCGCTGGTAATATTACATTTGCTGGCCAACATGTTGATGAAAATGCCCGGATTGTTGGACCAAAAACGTACGATACGGTGATTGATGGCAAGGTCCTTGTGGGTGCAGGTGAAGCAATACTTGTTCAAAAGTGA